A portion of the Manihot esculenta cultivar AM560-2 chromosome 2, M.esculenta_v8, whole genome shotgun sequence genome contains these proteins:
- the LOC110608776 gene encoding proteinaceous RNase P 1, chloroplastic/mitochondrial isoform X3 has product MLRGSSLAPSFNRNSPLFSFFVQMPLLSVFRNSSLAFHRPLLHYHSYLFAKPVRDIQAYDLPMDRRAHLCCSALSTTPKVHESSALAMDKVSNKSKRKARQESPEGVLKLKLDMCSKHGDVVQALHLYDEARTNGVQLNQHHYSVLLYLCSSGSSVKLNGNVVDANASSLYYKRGFEIFQQMIIDKVAPSEATFTNAARLALALEDPEMAFDLVKQMKGFNILPKLRSYGPALFGFCSKGMADRAYEVDAHMAESGVMPEEPELSALLKLSADVKRADKVYDTLHRLRAIIRQVTDSTLGIIEDWFNSEDASKIGEENWDTSKVRKGILMGGGGWHGQGWLGSGQWRAVRTQIDEKGGCHSCGEKLVCIDIDPRETENFATSLSNLACQREEWLQQHGPFDAVVDGANLGLVNQRTFSFYQLNSVVGKLREMSPSKRLPLIILHKRRVTGGPATNPKNKMLLEFWKKSGALYTTPAGSNDDWYWLYAAVTCNCLLVTNDEMRDHLFQLLGTSFFPRWKEKHQVRISVSRSGLTLQMPPPYSIVIQESENGSWHVPTIAGDDLETPRQWLCATRAKNKVIPF; this is encoded by the exons ATGCTGCGTGGAAGCTCTTTGGCTCCCTCTTTTAATAGAAACTCTCCTCTTTTCTCATTTTTCGTCCAAATGCCATTACTGTCAGTTTTTCGAAATAGTTCCCTCGCTTTCCACCGGCCACTTCTCCATTACCACAGTTACTTATTTGCCAAACCAGTTCGTGATATTCAAGCCTATGATCTCCCTATGGACAGAAGAGCCCATCTTTGCTGCTCTGCTCTCTCTACAACACCAAAGGTTCATGAATCCTCTGCACTGGCTATGGATAAAGTTTCAAACAAATCAAAGAGGAAGGCACGACAGGAATCACCTGAGGGAGTCCTTAAACTAAAATTAGATATGTGCTCGAAGCATGGTGATGTTGTTCAAGCTCTTCACTTGTATGATGAGGCTCGAACTAATGGGGTGCAGCTTAACCAACACCACTACAGTGTGCTGCTCTATTTGTGTTCTTCTGGTTCTTCTGTCAAATTGAATGGAAATGTGGTTGATGCAAATGCCTCTAGTTTGTATTACAAAAGGGGGTTTGAGATTTTTCAGCAGATGATTATTGATAAAGTTGCTCCGAGTGAGGCTACTTTTACAAATGCAGCAAGACTGGCTCTTGCATTGGAAGACCCGGAAATGGCTTTTGACTTGGTTAAGCAGATGAAAGGTTTTAATATCTTGCCAAAATTGCGTTCATATGGACCAGCATTGTTTGGATTCTGTAGTAAGGGGATGGCTGATAGAGCTTATGAAGTTGATGCACACATGGCTGAATCTGGTGTGATGCCTGAAGAGCCTGAGCTTTCCGCTCTCTTAAAACTTAGTGCTGATGTGAAGAGGGCAGATAAGGTGTATGATACGTTGCATCGATTACGAGCCATCATTAGGCAAGTTACGGATTCAACTCTTGGCATTATTGAGGATTGGTTCAACTCTGAAGATGCTTCAAAAATTGGAGAGGAGAATTGGGACACAAGCAAAGTAAGAAAAGGAATTCTGATGGGAGGTGGAGGTTGGCATGGGCAAGGGTGGCTGGGCAGTGGTCAGTGGAGAGCAGTGAGGACTCAAATTGATGAGAAGGGTGGTTGTCATTCTTGTGGGGAGAAACTTGTCTGCATTGATATAGATCCAAGAGAAACAGAAAACTTTGCTACCTCATTATCCAACTTGGCTTGCCAAAGAGAG GAGTGGCTGCAGCAGCATGGCCCATTTGATGCAGTTGTTGATGGCGCCAATTTGGGTCTTGTCAATCAAAGGACTTTCAGCTTTTACCAG CTTAATTCTGTGGTTGGTAAGTTACGTGAAATGAGCCCATCAAAGAGATTGCCACTTATTATTTTGCATAAACGCCGTGTAACTGGTGGTCCAGCTACAAATCCTAAAAACAAGATGTTGTTAGAGTTTTGGAAAAAGTCTGGTGCCCTTTATACTACCCCTGCTGGTTCAAACGATGATTG GTATTGGTTATATGCAGCTGTTACTTGTAATTGTTTATTGGTGACAAATGATGAGATGAGGGACCATCTTTTCCAGTTATTAGGGACTTCCTTTTTTCCAAGATGGAAGGAAAAGCATCAG GTAAGAATTTCAGTCTCAAGAAGTGGACTTACTCTACAAATGCCTCCGCCTTATTCAATTGTCATTCAG GAGTCTGAAAATGGTAGTTGGCATGTCCCAACTATTGCAGGCGATGATCTTGAAACACCAAGGCAGTGGTTGTGTGCCACCAGAGCGAAGAATAAAGTAATTCCATTCTAA
- the LOC110608776 gene encoding proteinaceous RNase P 1, chloroplastic/mitochondrial isoform X1, with translation MLRGSSLAPSFNRNSPLFSFFVQMPLLSVFRNSSLAFHRPLLHYHSYLFAKPVRDIQAYDLPMDRRAHLCCSALSTTPKVHESSALAMDKVSNKSKRKARQESPEGVLKLKLDMCSKHGDVVQALHLYDEARTNGVQLNQHHYSVLLYLCSSGSSVKLNGNVVDANASSLYYKRGFEIFQQMIIDKVAPSEATFTNAARLALALEDPEMAFDLVKQMKGFNILPKLRSYGPALFGFCSKGMADRAYEVDAHMAESGVMPEEPELSALLKLSADVKRADKVYDTLHRLRAIIRQVTDSTLGIIEDWFNSEDASKIGEENWDTSKVRKGILMGGGGWHGQGWLGSGQWRAVRTQIDEKGGCHSCGEKLVCIDIDPRETENFATSLSNLACQREVRTDFVRFQEWLQQHGPFDAVVDGANLGLVNQRTFSFYQLNSVVGKLREMSPSKRLPLIILHKRRVTGGPATNPKNKMLLEFWKKSGALYTTPAGSNDDWYWLYAAVTCNCLLVTNDEMRDHLFQLLGTSFFPRWKEKHQVRISVSRSGLTLQMPPPYSIVIQESENGSWHVPTIAGDDLETPRQWLCATRAKNKVIPF, from the exons ATGCTGCGTGGAAGCTCTTTGGCTCCCTCTTTTAATAGAAACTCTCCTCTTTTCTCATTTTTCGTCCAAATGCCATTACTGTCAGTTTTTCGAAATAGTTCCCTCGCTTTCCACCGGCCACTTCTCCATTACCACAGTTACTTATTTGCCAAACCAGTTCGTGATATTCAAGCCTATGATCTCCCTATGGACAGAAGAGCCCATCTTTGCTGCTCTGCTCTCTCTACAACACCAAAGGTTCATGAATCCTCTGCACTGGCTATGGATAAAGTTTCAAACAAATCAAAGAGGAAGGCACGACAGGAATCACCTGAGGGAGTCCTTAAACTAAAATTAGATATGTGCTCGAAGCATGGTGATGTTGTTCAAGCTCTTCACTTGTATGATGAGGCTCGAACTAATGGGGTGCAGCTTAACCAACACCACTACAGTGTGCTGCTCTATTTGTGTTCTTCTGGTTCTTCTGTCAAATTGAATGGAAATGTGGTTGATGCAAATGCCTCTAGTTTGTATTACAAAAGGGGGTTTGAGATTTTTCAGCAGATGATTATTGATAAAGTTGCTCCGAGTGAGGCTACTTTTACAAATGCAGCAAGACTGGCTCTTGCATTGGAAGACCCGGAAATGGCTTTTGACTTGGTTAAGCAGATGAAAGGTTTTAATATCTTGCCAAAATTGCGTTCATATGGACCAGCATTGTTTGGATTCTGTAGTAAGGGGATGGCTGATAGAGCTTATGAAGTTGATGCACACATGGCTGAATCTGGTGTGATGCCTGAAGAGCCTGAGCTTTCCGCTCTCTTAAAACTTAGTGCTGATGTGAAGAGGGCAGATAAGGTGTATGATACGTTGCATCGATTACGAGCCATCATTAGGCAAGTTACGGATTCAACTCTTGGCATTATTGAGGATTGGTTCAACTCTGAAGATGCTTCAAAAATTGGAGAGGAGAATTGGGACACAAGCAAAGTAAGAAAAGGAATTCTGATGGGAGGTGGAGGTTGGCATGGGCAAGGGTGGCTGGGCAGTGGTCAGTGGAGAGCAGTGAGGACTCAAATTGATGAGAAGGGTGGTTGTCATTCTTGTGGGGAGAAACTTGTCTGCATTGATATAGATCCAAGAGAAACAGAAAACTTTGCTACCTCATTATCCAACTTGGCTTGCCAAAGAGAGGTTAGAACCGACTTTGTTCGGTTCCAG GAGTGGCTGCAGCAGCATGGCCCATTTGATGCAGTTGTTGATGGCGCCAATTTGGGTCTTGTCAATCAAAGGACTTTCAGCTTTTACCAG CTTAATTCTGTGGTTGGTAAGTTACGTGAAATGAGCCCATCAAAGAGATTGCCACTTATTATTTTGCATAAACGCCGTGTAACTGGTGGTCCAGCTACAAATCCTAAAAACAAGATGTTGTTAGAGTTTTGGAAAAAGTCTGGTGCCCTTTATACTACCCCTGCTGGTTCAAACGATGATTG GTATTGGTTATATGCAGCTGTTACTTGTAATTGTTTATTGGTGACAAATGATGAGATGAGGGACCATCTTTTCCAGTTATTAGGGACTTCCTTTTTTCCAAGATGGAAGGAAAAGCATCAG GTAAGAATTTCAGTCTCAAGAAGTGGACTTACTCTACAAATGCCTCCGCCTTATTCAATTGTCATTCAG GAGTCTGAAAATGGTAGTTGGCATGTCCCAACTATTGCAGGCGATGATCTTGAAACACCAAGGCAGTGGTTGTGTGCCACCAGAGCGAAGAATAAAGTAATTCCATTCTAA
- the LOC110608776 gene encoding proteinaceous RNase P 1, chloroplastic/mitochondrial isoform X4: MLRGSSLAPSFNRNSPLFSFFVQMPLLSVFRNSSLAFHRPLLHYHSYLFAKPVRDIQAYDLPMDRRAHLCCSALSTTPKVHESSALAMDKVSNKSKRKARQESPEGVLKLKLDMCSKHGDVVQALHLYDEARTNGVQLNQHHYSVLLYLCSSGSSVKLNGNVVDANASSLYYKRGFEIFQQMIIDKVAPSEATFTNAARLALALEDPEMAFDLVKQMKGFNILPKLRSYGPALFGFCSKGMADRAYEVDAHMAESGVMPEEPELSALLKLSADVKRADKVYDTLHRLRAIIRQVTDSTLGIIEDWFNSEDASKIGEENWDTSKVRKGILMGGGGWHGQGWLGSGQWRAVRTQIDEKGGCHSCGEKLVCIDIDPRETENFATSLSNLACQREVRTDFVRFQEWLQQHGPFDAVVDGANLGLVNQRTFSFYQLNSVVGKLREMSPSKRLPLIILHKRRVTGGPATNPKNKMLLEFWKKSGALYTTPAGSNDDWYWLYAAVTCNCLLVTNDEMRDHLFQLLGTSFFPRWKEKHQKTTHSGKNFSLKKWTYSTNASALFNCHSGV, translated from the exons ATGCTGCGTGGAAGCTCTTTGGCTCCCTCTTTTAATAGAAACTCTCCTCTTTTCTCATTTTTCGTCCAAATGCCATTACTGTCAGTTTTTCGAAATAGTTCCCTCGCTTTCCACCGGCCACTTCTCCATTACCACAGTTACTTATTTGCCAAACCAGTTCGTGATATTCAAGCCTATGATCTCCCTATGGACAGAAGAGCCCATCTTTGCTGCTCTGCTCTCTCTACAACACCAAAGGTTCATGAATCCTCTGCACTGGCTATGGATAAAGTTTCAAACAAATCAAAGAGGAAGGCACGACAGGAATCACCTGAGGGAGTCCTTAAACTAAAATTAGATATGTGCTCGAAGCATGGTGATGTTGTTCAAGCTCTTCACTTGTATGATGAGGCTCGAACTAATGGGGTGCAGCTTAACCAACACCACTACAGTGTGCTGCTCTATTTGTGTTCTTCTGGTTCTTCTGTCAAATTGAATGGAAATGTGGTTGATGCAAATGCCTCTAGTTTGTATTACAAAAGGGGGTTTGAGATTTTTCAGCAGATGATTATTGATAAAGTTGCTCCGAGTGAGGCTACTTTTACAAATGCAGCAAGACTGGCTCTTGCATTGGAAGACCCGGAAATGGCTTTTGACTTGGTTAAGCAGATGAAAGGTTTTAATATCTTGCCAAAATTGCGTTCATATGGACCAGCATTGTTTGGATTCTGTAGTAAGGGGATGGCTGATAGAGCTTATGAAGTTGATGCACACATGGCTGAATCTGGTGTGATGCCTGAAGAGCCTGAGCTTTCCGCTCTCTTAAAACTTAGTGCTGATGTGAAGAGGGCAGATAAGGTGTATGATACGTTGCATCGATTACGAGCCATCATTAGGCAAGTTACGGATTCAACTCTTGGCATTATTGAGGATTGGTTCAACTCTGAAGATGCTTCAAAAATTGGAGAGGAGAATTGGGACACAAGCAAAGTAAGAAAAGGAATTCTGATGGGAGGTGGAGGTTGGCATGGGCAAGGGTGGCTGGGCAGTGGTCAGTGGAGAGCAGTGAGGACTCAAATTGATGAGAAGGGTGGTTGTCATTCTTGTGGGGAGAAACTTGTCTGCATTGATATAGATCCAAGAGAAACAGAAAACTTTGCTACCTCATTATCCAACTTGGCTTGCCAAAGAGAGGTTAGAACCGACTTTGTTCGGTTCCAG GAGTGGCTGCAGCAGCATGGCCCATTTGATGCAGTTGTTGATGGCGCCAATTTGGGTCTTGTCAATCAAAGGACTTTCAGCTTTTACCAG CTTAATTCTGTGGTTGGTAAGTTACGTGAAATGAGCCCATCAAAGAGATTGCCACTTATTATTTTGCATAAACGCCGTGTAACTGGTGGTCCAGCTACAAATCCTAAAAACAAGATGTTGTTAGAGTTTTGGAAAAAGTCTGGTGCCCTTTATACTACCCCTGCTGGTTCAAACGATGATTG GTATTGGTTATATGCAGCTGTTACTTGTAATTGTTTATTGGTGACAAATGATGAGATGAGGGACCATCTTTTCCAGTTATTAGGGACTTCCTTTTTTCCAAGATGGAAGGAAAAGCATCAG AAAACTACTCATTCAG GTAAGAATTTCAGTCTCAAGAAGTGGACTTACTCTACAAATGCCTCCGCCTTATTCAATTGTCATTCAG GAGTCTGA
- the LOC110608776 gene encoding proteinaceous RNase P 1, chloroplastic/mitochondrial isoform X2 encodes MLRGSSLAPSFNRNSPLFSFFVQMPLLSVFRNSSLAFHRPLLHYHSYLFAKPVRDIQAYDLPMDRRAHLCCSALSTTPKVHESSALAMDKVSNKSKRKARQESPEGVLKLKLDMCSKHGDVVQALHLYDEARTNGVQLNQHHYSVLLYLCSSGSSVKLNGNVVDANASSLYYKRGFEIFQQMIIDKVAPSEATFTNAARLALALEDPEMAFDLVKQMKGFNILPKLRSYGPALFGFCSKGMADRAYEVDAHMAESGVMPEEPELSALLKLSADVKRADKVYDTLHRLRAIIRQVTDSTLGIIEDWFNSEDASKIGEENWDTSKVRKGILMGGGGWHGQGWLGSGQWRAVRTQIDEKGGCHSCGEKLVCIDIDPRETENFATSLSNLACQREVRTDFVRFQEWLQQHGPFDAVVDGANLGLVNQRTFSFYQLNSVVGKLREMSPSKRLPLIILHKRRVTGGPATNPKNKMLLEFWKKSGALYTTPAGSNDDWYWLYAAVTCNCLLVTNDEMRDHLFQLLGTSFFPRWKEKHQVRISVSRSGLTLQMPPPYSIVIQTKPNRAGRCSPLMMCESSQNGPNSSINI; translated from the exons ATGCTGCGTGGAAGCTCTTTGGCTCCCTCTTTTAATAGAAACTCTCCTCTTTTCTCATTTTTCGTCCAAATGCCATTACTGTCAGTTTTTCGAAATAGTTCCCTCGCTTTCCACCGGCCACTTCTCCATTACCACAGTTACTTATTTGCCAAACCAGTTCGTGATATTCAAGCCTATGATCTCCCTATGGACAGAAGAGCCCATCTTTGCTGCTCTGCTCTCTCTACAACACCAAAGGTTCATGAATCCTCTGCACTGGCTATGGATAAAGTTTCAAACAAATCAAAGAGGAAGGCACGACAGGAATCACCTGAGGGAGTCCTTAAACTAAAATTAGATATGTGCTCGAAGCATGGTGATGTTGTTCAAGCTCTTCACTTGTATGATGAGGCTCGAACTAATGGGGTGCAGCTTAACCAACACCACTACAGTGTGCTGCTCTATTTGTGTTCTTCTGGTTCTTCTGTCAAATTGAATGGAAATGTGGTTGATGCAAATGCCTCTAGTTTGTATTACAAAAGGGGGTTTGAGATTTTTCAGCAGATGATTATTGATAAAGTTGCTCCGAGTGAGGCTACTTTTACAAATGCAGCAAGACTGGCTCTTGCATTGGAAGACCCGGAAATGGCTTTTGACTTGGTTAAGCAGATGAAAGGTTTTAATATCTTGCCAAAATTGCGTTCATATGGACCAGCATTGTTTGGATTCTGTAGTAAGGGGATGGCTGATAGAGCTTATGAAGTTGATGCACACATGGCTGAATCTGGTGTGATGCCTGAAGAGCCTGAGCTTTCCGCTCTCTTAAAACTTAGTGCTGATGTGAAGAGGGCAGATAAGGTGTATGATACGTTGCATCGATTACGAGCCATCATTAGGCAAGTTACGGATTCAACTCTTGGCATTATTGAGGATTGGTTCAACTCTGAAGATGCTTCAAAAATTGGAGAGGAGAATTGGGACACAAGCAAAGTAAGAAAAGGAATTCTGATGGGAGGTGGAGGTTGGCATGGGCAAGGGTGGCTGGGCAGTGGTCAGTGGAGAGCAGTGAGGACTCAAATTGATGAGAAGGGTGGTTGTCATTCTTGTGGGGAGAAACTTGTCTGCATTGATATAGATCCAAGAGAAACAGAAAACTTTGCTACCTCATTATCCAACTTGGCTTGCCAAAGAGAGGTTAGAACCGACTTTGTTCGGTTCCAG GAGTGGCTGCAGCAGCATGGCCCATTTGATGCAGTTGTTGATGGCGCCAATTTGGGTCTTGTCAATCAAAGGACTTTCAGCTTTTACCAG CTTAATTCTGTGGTTGGTAAGTTACGTGAAATGAGCCCATCAAAGAGATTGCCACTTATTATTTTGCATAAACGCCGTGTAACTGGTGGTCCAGCTACAAATCCTAAAAACAAGATGTTGTTAGAGTTTTGGAAAAAGTCTGGTGCCCTTTATACTACCCCTGCTGGTTCAAACGATGATTG GTATTGGTTATATGCAGCTGTTACTTGTAATTGTTTATTGGTGACAAATGATGAGATGAGGGACCATCTTTTCCAGTTATTAGGGACTTCCTTTTTTCCAAGATGGAAGGAAAAGCATCAG GTAAGAATTTCAGTCTCAAGAAGTGGACTTACTCTACAAATGCCTCCGCCTTATTCAATTGTCATTCAG ACTAAACCAAATCGTGCTGGCCGATGCTCACCCTTGATGATGTGCGAGTCATCACAAAATGGACCTAATTCATCTATCAATATCTAG
- the LOC110608776 gene encoding proteinaceous RNase P 1, chloroplastic/mitochondrial isoform X5, translating into MLRGSSLAPSFNRNSPLFSFFVQMPLLSVFRNSSLAFHRPLLHYHSYLFAKPVRDIQAYDLPMDRRAHLCCSALSTTPKVHESSALAMDKVSNKSKRKARQESPEGVLKLKLDMCSKHGDVVQALHLYDEARTNGVQLNQHHYSVLLYLCSSGSSVKLNGNVVDANASSLYYKRGFEIFQQMIIDKVAPSEATFTNAARLALALEDPEMAFDLVKQMKGFNILPKLRSYGPALFGFCSKGMADRAYEVDAHMAESGVMPEEPELSALLKLSADVKRADKVYDTLHRLRAIIRQVTDSTLGIIEDWFNSEDASKIGEENWDTSKVRKGILMGGGGWHGQGWLGSGQWRAVRTQIDEKGGCHSCGEKLVCIDIDPRETENFATSLSNLACQREVRTDFVRFQEWLQQHGPFDAVVDGANLGLVNQRTFSFYQLNSVVGKLREMSPSKRLPLIILHKRRVTGGPATNPKNKMLLEFWKKSGALYTTPAGSNDDWYWLYAAVTCNCLLVTNDEMRDHLFQLLGTSFFPRWKEKHQKTTHSGKNFSLKKWTYSTNASALFNCHSD; encoded by the exons ATGCTGCGTGGAAGCTCTTTGGCTCCCTCTTTTAATAGAAACTCTCCTCTTTTCTCATTTTTCGTCCAAATGCCATTACTGTCAGTTTTTCGAAATAGTTCCCTCGCTTTCCACCGGCCACTTCTCCATTACCACAGTTACTTATTTGCCAAACCAGTTCGTGATATTCAAGCCTATGATCTCCCTATGGACAGAAGAGCCCATCTTTGCTGCTCTGCTCTCTCTACAACACCAAAGGTTCATGAATCCTCTGCACTGGCTATGGATAAAGTTTCAAACAAATCAAAGAGGAAGGCACGACAGGAATCACCTGAGGGAGTCCTTAAACTAAAATTAGATATGTGCTCGAAGCATGGTGATGTTGTTCAAGCTCTTCACTTGTATGATGAGGCTCGAACTAATGGGGTGCAGCTTAACCAACACCACTACAGTGTGCTGCTCTATTTGTGTTCTTCTGGTTCTTCTGTCAAATTGAATGGAAATGTGGTTGATGCAAATGCCTCTAGTTTGTATTACAAAAGGGGGTTTGAGATTTTTCAGCAGATGATTATTGATAAAGTTGCTCCGAGTGAGGCTACTTTTACAAATGCAGCAAGACTGGCTCTTGCATTGGAAGACCCGGAAATGGCTTTTGACTTGGTTAAGCAGATGAAAGGTTTTAATATCTTGCCAAAATTGCGTTCATATGGACCAGCATTGTTTGGATTCTGTAGTAAGGGGATGGCTGATAGAGCTTATGAAGTTGATGCACACATGGCTGAATCTGGTGTGATGCCTGAAGAGCCTGAGCTTTCCGCTCTCTTAAAACTTAGTGCTGATGTGAAGAGGGCAGATAAGGTGTATGATACGTTGCATCGATTACGAGCCATCATTAGGCAAGTTACGGATTCAACTCTTGGCATTATTGAGGATTGGTTCAACTCTGAAGATGCTTCAAAAATTGGAGAGGAGAATTGGGACACAAGCAAAGTAAGAAAAGGAATTCTGATGGGAGGTGGAGGTTGGCATGGGCAAGGGTGGCTGGGCAGTGGTCAGTGGAGAGCAGTGAGGACTCAAATTGATGAGAAGGGTGGTTGTCATTCTTGTGGGGAGAAACTTGTCTGCATTGATATAGATCCAAGAGAAACAGAAAACTTTGCTACCTCATTATCCAACTTGGCTTGCCAAAGAGAGGTTAGAACCGACTTTGTTCGGTTCCAG GAGTGGCTGCAGCAGCATGGCCCATTTGATGCAGTTGTTGATGGCGCCAATTTGGGTCTTGTCAATCAAAGGACTTTCAGCTTTTACCAG CTTAATTCTGTGGTTGGTAAGTTACGTGAAATGAGCCCATCAAAGAGATTGCCACTTATTATTTTGCATAAACGCCGTGTAACTGGTGGTCCAGCTACAAATCCTAAAAACAAGATGTTGTTAGAGTTTTGGAAAAAGTCTGGTGCCCTTTATACTACCCCTGCTGGTTCAAACGATGATTG GTATTGGTTATATGCAGCTGTTACTTGTAATTGTTTATTGGTGACAAATGATGAGATGAGGGACCATCTTTTCCAGTTATTAGGGACTTCCTTTTTTCCAAGATGGAAGGAAAAGCATCAG AAAACTACTCATTCAG GTAAGAATTTCAGTCTCAAGAAGTGGACTTACTCTACAAATGCCTCCGCCTTATTCAATTGTCATTCAG ACTAA
- the LOC110608776 gene encoding proteinaceous RNase P 1, chloroplastic/mitochondrial isoform X6, whose protein sequence is MLRGSSLAPSFNRNSPLFSFFVQMPLLSVFRNSSLAFHRPLLHYHSYLFAKPVRDIQAYDLPMDRRAHLCCSALSTTPKVHESSALAMDKVSNKSKRKARQESPEGVLKLKLDMCSKHGDVVQALHLYDEARTNGVQLNQHHYSVLLYLCSSGSSVKLNGNVVDANASSLYYKRGFEIFQQMIIDKVAPSEATFTNAARLALALEDPEMAFDLVKQMKGFNILPKLRSYGPALFGFCSKGMADRAYEVDAHMAESGVMPEEPELSALLKLSADVKRADKVYDTLHRLRAIIRQVTDSTLGIIEDWFNSEDASKIGEENWDTSKVRKGILMGGGGWHGQGWLGSGQWRAVRTQIDEKGGCHSCGEKLVCIDIDPRETENFATSLSNLACQREVRTDFVRFQEWLQQHGPFDAVVDGANLGLVNQRTFSFYQLNSVVGKLREMSPSKRLPLIILHKRRVTGGPATNPKNKMLLEFWKKSGALYTTPAGSNDDWYWLYAAVTCNCLLVTNDEMRDHLFQLLGTSFFPRWKEKHQKTTHSGLFMTIP, encoded by the exons ATGCTGCGTGGAAGCTCTTTGGCTCCCTCTTTTAATAGAAACTCTCCTCTTTTCTCATTTTTCGTCCAAATGCCATTACTGTCAGTTTTTCGAAATAGTTCCCTCGCTTTCCACCGGCCACTTCTCCATTACCACAGTTACTTATTTGCCAAACCAGTTCGTGATATTCAAGCCTATGATCTCCCTATGGACAGAAGAGCCCATCTTTGCTGCTCTGCTCTCTCTACAACACCAAAGGTTCATGAATCCTCTGCACTGGCTATGGATAAAGTTTCAAACAAATCAAAGAGGAAGGCACGACAGGAATCACCTGAGGGAGTCCTTAAACTAAAATTAGATATGTGCTCGAAGCATGGTGATGTTGTTCAAGCTCTTCACTTGTATGATGAGGCTCGAACTAATGGGGTGCAGCTTAACCAACACCACTACAGTGTGCTGCTCTATTTGTGTTCTTCTGGTTCTTCTGTCAAATTGAATGGAAATGTGGTTGATGCAAATGCCTCTAGTTTGTATTACAAAAGGGGGTTTGAGATTTTTCAGCAGATGATTATTGATAAAGTTGCTCCGAGTGAGGCTACTTTTACAAATGCAGCAAGACTGGCTCTTGCATTGGAAGACCCGGAAATGGCTTTTGACTTGGTTAAGCAGATGAAAGGTTTTAATATCTTGCCAAAATTGCGTTCATATGGACCAGCATTGTTTGGATTCTGTAGTAAGGGGATGGCTGATAGAGCTTATGAAGTTGATGCACACATGGCTGAATCTGGTGTGATGCCTGAAGAGCCTGAGCTTTCCGCTCTCTTAAAACTTAGTGCTGATGTGAAGAGGGCAGATAAGGTGTATGATACGTTGCATCGATTACGAGCCATCATTAGGCAAGTTACGGATTCAACTCTTGGCATTATTGAGGATTGGTTCAACTCTGAAGATGCTTCAAAAATTGGAGAGGAGAATTGGGACACAAGCAAAGTAAGAAAAGGAATTCTGATGGGAGGTGGAGGTTGGCATGGGCAAGGGTGGCTGGGCAGTGGTCAGTGGAGAGCAGTGAGGACTCAAATTGATGAGAAGGGTGGTTGTCATTCTTGTGGGGAGAAACTTGTCTGCATTGATATAGATCCAAGAGAAACAGAAAACTTTGCTACCTCATTATCCAACTTGGCTTGCCAAAGAGAGGTTAGAACCGACTTTGTTCGGTTCCAG GAGTGGCTGCAGCAGCATGGCCCATTTGATGCAGTTGTTGATGGCGCCAATTTGGGTCTTGTCAATCAAAGGACTTTCAGCTTTTACCAG CTTAATTCTGTGGTTGGTAAGTTACGTGAAATGAGCCCATCAAAGAGATTGCCACTTATTATTTTGCATAAACGCCGTGTAACTGGTGGTCCAGCTACAAATCCTAAAAACAAGATGTTGTTAGAGTTTTGGAAAAAGTCTGGTGCCCTTTATACTACCCCTGCTGGTTCAAACGATGATTG GTATTGGTTATATGCAGCTGTTACTTGTAATTGTTTATTGGTGACAAATGATGAGATGAGGGACCATCTTTTCCAGTTATTAGGGACTTCCTTTTTTCCAAGATGGAAGGAAAAGCATCAG AAAACTACTCATTCAGGTTTGTTCATGACAATTCCCTAA